The genomic stretch TTAGTCTCCGTTGACAAATCCCCAGAACCGATGTTTCCGCGCGTGGCATTGTTCCCGGCAGCTGCCGCGAgaaagatgaagaaaaaaaaaaaaaaaaaaaaaaaaaaggaattgcAGACAAGGCGTCGTAAACTCGAGACGCCTCGTGCCGATGCGTCCCTCAGGTCGAGAAAACTGATGAGAACATTGACGGAGAAGAGTGCCAACAAATCGCTCCGCGGAGTTAAGTCGTCGCCCCGTCGCGAAATACGAGAGACAGTCCGCCGTAATTTACCTCTCTCGAACAGACAACGCAATAATTATCCGATGACGCAACATTAAATCTCCAGTTGCTTCCTCGATTTTTAAAACTCGTCCGCGTTTCCCCGAATCAGATTCCGCTGCGAAAAATTCAACCGTGCCGATCCGGTTTTCGTGTTTATTGCGCAAAATTGAAAGGAACGCGAGGTAcgagctctctctctcccccgttaaaaatttcattgcCGACGCTGAAATATTTAActcggcgaaacgccgcggtAATAAAGCATAATGATTCGAGAATTTCCACTTTGGGAGACAAAATGGGAATGGAGTGTAATTGACTTATGATAAATGAATTTCCGTTTGTGCAGTGGAACAACTGCCAATTAGCCGATATTACAGAATGTAATAATGTTGTAAATGCCTTCGTTACCGCGCGATTAAAACGAGTTTACCACtttcttttcccctccccGAATGGATAGAGCAGAAATAACATCGCAAACTCATCTTTCAGCTGCGAGGGGTGCAAGGGATTCTTCAAGAGGACCGTGCGCAAGGATCTGTCGTATGCCTGTCGCGAGGAGAAGTCCTGCATCATTGACAAGCGACAGAGAAACCGCTGCCAGTACTGCCGGTACCAGAAGTGCCTGGCCATGGGGATGAAGAGGGAGGCGGTGCAGGAGGAACGTCAGCGCACCAAGGAGCGGGATCAGAGCGAGGTGGAGAGCACGAGCAGCCTACACGCGGATATGCCGATCGAGCGTATTCTCGAGGCGGAGAAACGGGTCGAATGTAAGATAGAGCACCAGGGAAATTACGaggtaaatatatttgctCCGTGACGAAGATATCACGCGCTCGGTACCGCCGGGAATGGAATTTCCTTGCTAATTCGCTTTTCCCCCGATCTACAGAATACGATGTCTCACCTCTGCAACACCTCGAATTATCAAATCTACCAGTTGATCGTATGGGCAAAGCATATCCCGCACTTTACGTCATTGCCAGTGGAGGATCAGGCGGTTTTGCTCAAAGCTGGCTGGAACGAGCTGCAAATAGCTGCCTTCTCCTACCGTTCTATCGAGATGAAGGACAGTATCATTCTTAGCTCGGGCACCACGGTGCATCGAAATTCGGTGCAACAGGCGAACGAGATCACGATATTCGATCGCGTGCTCTCGGAACTGGTGTCGAAAATGCGCGAGATGAAAATGGACAGGACCGAACTCGGGTGTCTTAGGTAATTGACGAGAATAATCTTTAATAGATCCGTCGTAGCGCTTGGACGATCTTATCTACTCGTCTGCCgatgtcttttatttttcttctcttaatTCAacttttatatacttatatatattatataagaaattaatttaatcggcTTACGATCTAATatcaatattgtttttttgatGTACAGAgccattattctttttaatcctGACGTGAAAAACCTCAAGTCCGTCCAAGAGGTGAGCACGCTACGCGAGAAGATCTACGCCGCTCTAGAAGAATACACCCGTGTGAACTGTCCAAACGACCCCGGCAGATTTGCCAAATTGCTGCTTCGCCTGCCATCCATTCGTTCGATCGGTCTCAAGTGCCTGGAGCACATGTTCTTCTCCAAATTAATCGGCGAGGCGCCGGTCGAAGGCTTCCTCACAGAGGCGCTGGAGACACCGTCGGATCCTTAGGAGCAAAAGGTGTGCCGCGTTTTGGGGCACACCGACatgtaaaaaaacaaaaaaaaaacgtaatgaAAAGAACACGAGACGAAGAAATGGAAGAAGACGACGAtaatgacgacgacgaagacgacgacgacgactacAATGACAATTACGATGAAAGAAGATAGGACCCGCATTCGAGTCGAGTTTCGCATTCGAGATGCAACGATTTCTGTACTACGCCGCCTTTTCCCGCATCGCAGTATGGACTATCCGTGTGTCGAGCGAGGTGGAATTTACTTACTTCTCCTTATCGCTACCCCTGTTTCCTCCTTTCCTTCTCTCCCATTTCTTCTCCTCGTCCTGTTATTTATGTTTTTGTTAGAGCTTAGCGACTCTTATGTCCAGCGTAAGGAGGCGGTCTCACTGACCGGCAACGTCACGCATGTACGAGAATGCGATGACATAAGTGCGTGCGTACGCGTCCTGCGTCTTTGTACAGCTTGTATACGCCTACATCTGAGCACAATACGAGCGCGGTAGACAGCTGCGTAATTCAGGTTTCGATGTTGTCGACGGATAATTAGTTAATTTCTCGGATCGGTTAAATTTGTTgtaataattagttaaataaGTGCAAATGCAATCGATAGACATCTTTTTGGTTCACCCGGTGTAAGTGAAAGTTTggcgatattattttacgaaagtGACATGGATAGATGGAGAATTATCTGTGTAAAATCTCGTTAATCACAATCGCTGCCTCTTTAGCCTGCGACATGTGTCGTGCCATCATCCGAGCGAAGATCGTGTCCAACGCGATATTTCGTGCCGATCGATCCTTGTTTCGGACAGACGTCGTGTCTTCGTCGGACCGCGCCTTTCACAGTCACAGAAGTTCCTAGAATTATTAaggttctttttcttttgcactTTGTTACTTTTCggactctctctctccctctctctttctctctctttttttttttttaatatctttctcGTCTCTCTTCTCAACGTCACGAGTTGTTTCGATGATTCCGTTTTTGATGGCGGACGCTCGACGAAGACGCGGTCTGTGCTCGCGAGTTCTCAGACACCTTTACATTCCAACTCTGCCTCGATTCGGATCGTTACTTTAAAAAGCCACTATTTGCATATagatatgtatacatacatacttGCATCAACGCGTATCCCTTTACGCTCAGTACGCAAGtttaacgataatttattgttttgtaTTTTAGAGTATAGGAAAGAAAACGAACTTActaattcattattaattaaattaaatatacacatGGTAGCCCCCTTTTTTATGCAGCATGTGTCCGTGATGGAATATCAGAAGTGCAACAATCTGACGTCAGAGCGTGCGAACGAAGTATTTACTTTCAAGGTGTTAGGGTTTCCGtttatctctttatttttttttttattttttttaattttttattatttcttttttttcgttctttttggTAAAATGCACGCTCAGATATATACTCGGATCTTCTTCGTTAATCTTTAACATTTAGATTTAACGATATGACAAACTCTTACTACGCGTATACTTTACAATACTGGAATGCTGTCTTTTGTATCAGGTACAAATTCGACTTGGCAGCGAATAGAGTAGAGAGAGTATAGACAATTTCGTTTTCTCATAATTCACACTGGCAGTGAGATTTGTTTCCCcccggaaaaaaaatgtttaacgcaCGAAAGCAGATAAAAACAAAGATACAACAGCTTTcgagattttgaaaaaaaaaaagatgtttgAAACGTATAATTATACTATAAAATTCTAGCATACGATAAGAATTAACTGATCGTGGACACAGGATTAAGATAGAACCTTCTCGTTGTTAGTAATTTACACAATTGCGTATCACATGACGTGAGCTGATGAATCCGACAAACTTGTAAATTATACAAAGCAGAGCATCTGCAAAAGTTTGCTCAGcggtttattttctaaatttaaatgttattagatatataaagatatgtacaaaacgtatatttatatatatacatgtatatatacatatttttctcgaGACTGTTAATTACTATTCTATCTGTTAACTATTTCTACTTGAGAAATTGAATTAACGACATTGATTTATGTGATAGtcaaattttaatagtttaatgtCAGCGTTTCGTTGGCCCAGTTCTTTgtttggaaaaattattagatgtGTAATATACGATATTGATTTATTCATTTTGCTAGATACgtttatattagatttatacgtatcgatatttttgtcgaattattaaaatcgataaTAACGCAATTATGTTGTAAAATGTGAGTGTTcggatataaaattattttcttttttatttttatggcaTTATTGTGGAATAACATTTCATTACTTTGCGAACAATGTACAAAATATTTGATCTTTCGGATTCTTTCAGCTCTAATCATTGATACGAATTACTCTACTACTCTAGAAATAGTAAGGGAATGATCATACTTacttcaaataatataaattatgataatattattgtatattattaatcatatttctatttttgcgTGAATGCCTACGATTGTTAGTTGTTGGTTATTGTTATCTACTTGATGAGAGTTTTTAATGTTATGCGTACCGTGGGAAACAAAacacaatattaaattcataattttttttataacatgcTGGAGTTACTATTCATTTCAAGATGCCTGTtttagcattttttaattattcaaggAAGACGAGTTATATTTAATGGCGTACTAATGCGGATGCAGGAGTAGTGTCGAGAGTATGTAGATCAAACTTAATTTCCCATATATTTATGGTTCGAGTCATTTTTTTGATTTACTAATGTAAGAGCACAGATAAAAGAGCGAGATTCTATTACCTACCTTATCGTTTCATCGTACAATTGTTACTTCAATAACTTTTATTGACGAAGCACCTGACCAAAATTACCTCTGAACAGTCGCGCGACTAGCGATCACCTCTTCAAATTCCtcacaaaatataaaacgatGCTTGTAAGTGACCATTAGGATTGGAGGGCGCGAATGAAGCTACCTGTGAATGAagtttcatataaatatataaatgttaaaacggaaatatatctatacatatatatataaataatatatgaatatatataaaccGAATTCTTTCACAAATGCAAATGCAACAACCTCAGTAGTGAtcaggaaaataaaaaaaaaagaaaaaaaaaagaaaaaaagagttaacAAAGATAAATGACAGATTAATGAGCTCTATGTCCTGCGATCAGATACATTATATAAGGTAAGAGGATTTACAAGAGTGGTCTTTGGAATGCCGTGATGTTTTACTAAAGCATAAATAACACCCTGAGCTTCTTTTGCGAAGCACCCGTTTGAGAAAAAGTGCTGGAATCGTGTttgcgtgtgtgtgcgtgcgtgcgtgtaaGTGCGTATGGGTGCGCGCGCTTCTGCGTGTATCTGTGTACCGAGTATACTTTGATATAAACTTAAATGCTTTTTGCCATACTTCTTTGAAGTATCATTGAAATGGTACGATGCTCAAATCGTGTGTAGTAACAGTCTTGTCTAGTAACAGTTGTCCTAGAGTGGAAGAATTGGGTGCGCTGTGTAATCTTTCTGTACAATAGAACAGCAATGGATactatattttacttttgtatctattgtatcttttttgcttttatgTCTTGTACTTATGCAAACTCTAGACatacattatttttgcatgctcttattttctctctctctctttcttcttctctctttttctctctctctctctcttaattttctttttaattaatatgattttaatttgtgaaaTCCTAGCTTCTTCTATCAcctcaatattaaaaaaaaaaaaagaaaagatcatAGGAAAGAGCAtcttgatttttctttctacgcACCCAATCTACATAGATCAGTACaaataagtttaataataataatagtaataaataacaataataatgataatagtAATAATGGTACcg from Cardiocondyla obscurior isolate alpha-2009 linkage group LG12, Cobs3.1, whole genome shotgun sequence encodes the following:
- the Usp gene encoding retinoid X receptor ultraspiracle isoform X2, which encodes MMKKEKPMMSVTAIIQGTQAQHWARGNAWLSLDNSNMSMSSVGPQSPLDMKPDTALINPGNFSPSGPNSPGNLLSTSPSGQSKTVTPYPPNHPLSGSKHLCSICGDRASGKHYGVYSCEGCKGFFKRTVRKDLSYACREEKSCIIDKRQRNRCQYCRYQKCLAMGMKREAVQEERQRTKERDQSEVESTSSLHADMPIERILEAEKRVECKIEHQGNYENTMSHLCNTSNYQIYQLIVWAKHIPHFTSLPVEDQAVLLKAGWNELQIAAFSYRSIEMKDSIILSSGTTVHRNSVQQANEITIFDRVLSELVSKMREMKMDRTELGCLRAIILFNPDVKNLKSVQEVSTLREKIYAALEEYTRVNCPNDPGRFAKLLLRLPSIRSIGLKCLEHMFFSKLIGEAPVEGFLTEALETPSDP
- the Usp gene encoding retinoid X receptor ultraspiracle isoform X3 — protein: MESSDRGLSLDNSNMSMSSVGPQSPLDMKPDTALINPGNFSPSGPNSPGNLLSTSPSGQSKTVTPYPPNHPLSGSKHLCSICGDRASGKHYGVYSCEGCKGFFKRTVRKDLSYACREEKSCIIDKRQRNRCQYCRYQKCLAMGMKREAVQEERQRTKERDQSEVESTSSLHADMPIERILEAEKRVECKIEHQGNYENTMSHLCNTSNYQIYQLIVWAKHIPHFTSLPVEDQAVLLKAGWNELQIAAFSYRSIEMKDSIILSSGTTVHRNSVQQANEITIFDRVLSELVSKMREMKMDRTELGCLRAIILFNPDVKNLKSVQEVSTLREKIYAALEEYTRVNCPNDPGRFAKLLLRLPSIRSIGLKCLEHMFFSKLIGEAPVEGFLTEALETPSDP
- the Usp gene encoding retinoid X receptor ultraspiracle isoform X1, with amino-acid sequence MMKKEKPMMSVTAIIQGTQAQHWARGNAWLSLDNSNMSMSSVGPQSPLDMKPDTALINPGNFSPSGPNSPGPFNAGCHSNLLSTSPSGQSKTVTPYPPNHPLSGSKHLCSICGDRASGKHYGVYSCEGCKGFFKRTVRKDLSYACREEKSCIIDKRQRNRCQYCRYQKCLAMGMKREAVQEERQRTKERDQSEVESTSSLHADMPIERILEAEKRVECKIEHQGNYENTMSHLCNTSNYQIYQLIVWAKHIPHFTSLPVEDQAVLLKAGWNELQIAAFSYRSIEMKDSIILSSGTTVHRNSVQQANEITIFDRVLSELVSKMREMKMDRTELGCLRAIILFNPDVKNLKSVQEVSTLREKIYAALEEYTRVNCPNDPGRFAKLLLRLPSIRSIGLKCLEHMFFSKLIGEAPVEGFLTEALETPSDP